A region from the Thauera humireducens genome encodes:
- the tyrS gene encoding tyrosine--tRNA ligase, whose product MTDVQAAIELIKRGSDALLLEVELVERLKTGRPLRVKAGFDPTAPDLHLGHTVLINKMRHFQDLGHHILFLIGDFTGMIGDPSGKNATRPPLSREQIMENAKTYQDQVFKILDPEKTEICFNSTWMEGLGSAGMIRLAAQQTVARMLERDDFAKRYGNNQPIAIHEFLYPLCQGYDSVAMKADVELGGTDQRFNLLMGRELQKHYGQHPQCVLMMPLLEGLDGVNKMSKSLGNYIGISEAPKEIFGKTMSVSDTLMWRYYDLLSFRSTAEIEGLKRDVEGGRNPRDVKVMLAQELVARFHGARAAEEALADFEARFQRNAIPDDIPQVNVVAGSEGIPLFQVLKQAGLTGSTSEAMRMIEQGAVKLNGERADDKGLLLKAGETVVMQVGKRKFASVVLA is encoded by the coding sequence ATGACTGATGTTCAGGCGGCCATTGAGCTGATCAAACGCGGCAGCGATGCCCTTCTGCTCGAGGTCGAACTGGTCGAGCGCCTCAAGACCGGGCGTCCGCTTCGCGTCAAGGCCGGCTTCGACCCCACGGCGCCGGACCTGCATCTGGGACACACGGTACTCATCAACAAGATGCGTCATTTCCAGGACCTGGGGCACCACATCCTGTTCCTGATCGGCGACTTTACCGGCATGATCGGTGACCCCAGCGGCAAGAACGCAACGCGACCGCCGCTGTCTCGCGAGCAGATCATGGAGAACGCCAAGACCTATCAGGACCAGGTGTTCAAGATCCTCGACCCGGAGAAGACCGAGATCTGCTTCAACTCGACCTGGATGGAGGGGCTCGGCTCGGCCGGCATGATCCGTCTCGCGGCGCAACAGACCGTCGCGCGCATGCTCGAGCGTGACGACTTCGCCAAGCGCTACGGCAACAACCAGCCGATCGCGATCCACGAGTTCCTCTATCCGCTGTGCCAGGGCTACGACTCGGTGGCGATGAAGGCCGACGTCGAGCTGGGCGGAACCGACCAGCGCTTCAACCTGCTGATGGGGCGTGAACTTCAGAAGCACTACGGCCAGCATCCACAGTGCGTGCTCATGATGCCGTTGCTCGAGGGGCTGGACGGCGTCAACAAGATGTCGAAGTCGCTCGGTAATTACATCGGCATCTCCGAGGCGCCGAAGGAGATCTTCGGCAAGACGATGTCGGTGTCCGACACCTTGATGTGGCGCTACTACGATCTGCTGTCCTTCCGCTCCACCGCCGAGATCGAGGGGCTCAAGCGCGACGTCGAGGGCGGGCGCAATCCGCGCGATGTGAAGGTGATGCTGGCGCAGGAACTGGTCGCGCGCTTCCACGGCGCACGTGCGGCGGAGGAGGCGCTGGCGGATTTCGAGGCCCGCTTCCAGCGCAACGCCATTCCGGACGACATTCCGCAGGTGAATGTGGTCGCCGGCAGCGAGGGTATTCCGCTGTTCCAGGTGCTGAAGCAGGCCGGGTTGACGGGCAGCACGTCCGAAGCCATGCGCATGATCGAGCAGGGCGCGGTGAAGCTCAACGGCGAGCGCGCGGACGACAAGGGCTTGCTGCTCAAGGCGGGCGAGACGGTCGTGATGCAGGTCGGCAAGCGCAAGTTCGCCTCGGTGGTGCTGGCTTGA
- a CDS encoding peptidoglycan DD-metalloendopeptidase family protein, with product MQARKTRILAELPAQLLTRARPWVLVSLVGTSLLGVVAATAVAPGEDIAAIPVQAVVETLPTPKIALETEADLPFVHNERIQAGDTLQALFRRLNVNDAEALSFISASDEGKQALRQLRAGRSVMALIQQDGRLQSFSLPLGNGERRVIVERDDSGTLKLRESESVAQSTLVEMRSGVIRSSLFGATDAAGVPDNVATQMAEIFGTWIDFHTDLRKDDRFNVIYEAIYEEGNPVRAGRILAAEFINQGKRHAVVLYRGASGKEQYYSDDGRSLRQGFLRSPLEFSRVSSSFGRRLHPIHRSWRNHNGTDFAAPTGTPIKATSDGTVEFVGTQRGFGNLIVLRHRNGITTHYAHLNGFARGLSKGQAISQGDMIGYVGCTGWCTGPHLHYEVHINKVPKDPMSVALPMADALSPKELVAFQRDTSPLRERFALLNYELASAK from the coding sequence ATGCAGGCGAGAAAGACCCGAATTCTAGCCGAACTGCCGGCACAACTCCTTACGCGCGCGAGGCCATGGGTTCTCGTCAGCCTCGTCGGCACCTCGTTACTGGGCGTCGTGGCGGCCACGGCCGTCGCGCCCGGTGAAGACATCGCGGCGATTCCAGTACAGGCCGTGGTCGAAACCTTGCCCACGCCGAAGATTGCGCTGGAAACCGAGGCCGACCTGCCCTTCGTCCATAACGAGCGGATTCAGGCCGGCGATACATTGCAGGCGCTGTTCCGCCGGCTCAATGTCAACGACGCCGAAGCCCTGAGCTTCATTTCCGCTTCGGACGAAGGCAAGCAGGCGCTTCGCCAGCTCCGTGCAGGTCGCAGCGTGATGGCCCTGATCCAGCAGGATGGTCGCCTGCAGTCGTTCAGCCTTCCGCTCGGCAACGGCGAGCGCCGTGTGATCGTCGAACGCGATGACAGTGGCACACTCAAGCTGCGCGAATCCGAAAGCGTCGCCCAGAGCACGCTGGTCGAGATGCGCTCGGGTGTGATCCGCAGTTCATTGTTCGGCGCAACCGATGCAGCGGGCGTACCCGACAACGTCGCGACCCAGATGGCCGAAATCTTCGGCACCTGGATTGACTTTCATACCGACCTGCGCAAGGACGACCGCTTCAATGTGATCTACGAGGCAATCTACGAGGAAGGCAACCCGGTACGCGCCGGGCGCATTCTTGCCGCGGAGTTCATCAATCAGGGCAAGCGCCACGCCGTGGTGCTCTACCGCGGAGCAAGCGGCAAGGAACAGTATTACTCGGACGACGGCAGGAGTCTGCGCCAGGGCTTCCTGCGCTCACCGCTCGAGTTCTCGCGTGTCAGCTCCAGTTTCGGCCGCCGTCTGCACCCGATCCACCGGAGCTGGCGCAACCATAACGGGACAGACTTCGCTGCACCGACCGGAACGCCGATCAAGGCCACCTCCGACGGCACCGTCGAATTCGTCGGCACACAGCGCGGCTTCGGCAACCTGATCGTGCTCCGGCATCGCAATGGCATCACCACCCATTACGCCCATCTGAACGGCTTTGCCAGGGGCCTCAGCAAGGGTCAGGCCATCAGCCAGGGGGACATGATCGGCTACGTCGGCTGCACCGGCTGGTGCACCGGCCCGCACCTGCATTACGAGGTGCACATCAACAAGGTTCCGAAAGATCCGATGTCCGTTGCCTTGCCGATGGCCGATGCGCTGAGCCCGAAGGAACTGGTCGCCTTCCAGCGCGACACCTCACCGCTGCGCGAGCGTTTCGCCCTGCTCAATTACGAGCTTGCGAGCGCGAAGTGA
- the erpA gene encoding iron-sulfur cluster insertion protein ErpA: MSAEVATPDILVFTDSAANKVRELIEEEGNPALKLRVFVSGGGCSGFQYGFTFDEEVNEDDTTYEKNGVMLLIDPMSYQYLVGAEIDYTEGLEGSQFVIRNPNATSTCGCGSSFSA, from the coding sequence ATGAGCGCAGAAGTCGCAACCCCCGACATCCTGGTCTTCACCGATAGCGCGGCGAACAAGGTTCGCGAGCTGATCGAGGAGGAAGGCAATCCCGCACTGAAGCTGCGCGTGTTCGTCAGCGGCGGCGGATGCTCGGGCTTCCAGTACGGTTTCACCTTCGACGAAGAGGTGAACGAGGACGACACCACCTACGAGAAGAACGGCGTGATGTTGCTGATCGATCCGATGAGCTACCAGTACCTGGTTGGCGCCGAGATCGACTACACCGAAGGTCTCGAGGGTTCGCAGTTCGTCATCCGCAACCCGAACGCCACGAGTACCTGCGGCTGCGGCTCATCGTTCTCCGCGTGA